One Coccinella septempunctata chromosome X, icCocSept1.1, whole genome shotgun sequence genomic window carries:
- the LOC123322204 gene encoding uncharacterized protein LOC123322204 isoform X1 → MDEHGMENEHSEFRISSNTEYLPTKCRVTKPPPPKPATNPLQFIKVAPPPLFQKAKEQIQKVEKIKKERREVQDETEDWQAFSISQNLDNWKSSRRKLQEHIIERVVEVKKFEQEDNGRSRRRSKTFNEILEERGKSKYSIPIYLDEANDWSDLGISDSRSDRSQDSGSSERNTLTVDQYSSDDSSSRKDSSAEYISNASKSDVAYNNNNNHQPTSNKQLDSKDAQDNNNASKIGQYTYEGAIEGYRSRIKSRIDDTILNRISEMPRRTSEVISVVPKGEIVKRKELFDRPQTADDQNVPKTTARVLQEFENSVSIKQRLKSLEKCSDQTVKYVDNINIKPKVKQISQLFDKPCTETIRNDFNNDIPMNNNQEYTERREKININIVPWRERMSSSETSDIFLYSDKNDLKEVESQSDDKSSDTFYSGLEDNNYPPSVSSTDYMALSSDREDSGIHTADVSCSVSQADDTAEEVESNTNSHETVNDDFHPRQKYYKDMEDNNNIYDDHVLKLTEENVNNQSNIDLLDGTNSQYEPSTISSISKDSVFSSPDPQSRRIEESTLGDVDSINLSSNETDEHSEKEVPIINETSQVLLELPEVKNEIPKIIDITPAENQRLDNIDYLNIVDTLTSPMGNEEFVFDPNFPLLPTKMVEPPKVKPPPPPVLDDEKPQDLNIKRMNSTKRIKKEITLKRSSFLGLNEPSDAERDPLEGISIAVSEREQSKVEEILAKQLYESKISDYVGAESQNSGLDIDNSVISKSSNEALDKSVEILATSSSKKSPVEEDEITKREREIIEMVEKAEKFRVTDVKPEEKAPEKVQKPPIPLTRTVPSTMYVQKPADASYYDKKPDYLDDQDSEVLKVEKELQQLEQEELKRKRDNLLFRQNCSRVFAKNKRYSLENIFDSPSSALECRKSMPELQCLKVEKEHPNKPSDLFRSIHDVDLKFRKSVPNLPGYLYNHAIRNDFQTIEKYEKTSMPKFQHDVHRSAFEVPARKPILPYPTGGLQHHTTNKFLQQGEQSACHHKPQMFTPSNGELPPLKTHNRNVVGNAWPKPRHNVETRSYDQHWLYQEAELRRLQDQKNYNNWHYKQIADPSVPNLINRGPIPPSHASSKSSIRKLTSVNNEIQPYMELQNIGPSLPVTQPRSMASEEGTNRILSVSGKKKCSFCGNELGRGAAMIIETLCLFYHMECFKCCVCHVQLGNGLNGTDVRVRNQKLHCHNCYSSDDGVKFSCV, encoded by the exons ATGGATGAACACGGCATGGAAAATGAACATTCGGAATTTAGA atttcttCCAACACAGAATATCTGCCAACGAAATGCAGAGTTACCAAACCGCCACCCCCAAAGCCGGCCACGAACCCTCTACAGTTCATAAAGGTGGCGCCGCCCCCGCTCTTCCAGAAGGCCAAGGAGCAGATACAGAAGGTCGAGAAGATCAAGAAGGAGAGGCGAGAGGTCCAGGACGAAACTGAAGATTGGCAAGCT TTTTCTATTTCGCAGAATTTGGACAACTGGAAGAGTAGCCGGAGAAAACTACAAGAGCACATTATCGAGAGGGTGGTGGAAGTGAAGAAGTTTGAACAGGAAGACAATGGCAGGTCTAGGCGCAGGAGCAAGACATTCAATGAAATCTTAGAAGAAAG AGGGAAATCCAAGTATTCAATACCTATATACTTAGATGAAGCGAACGACTGGAGCGATCTTGGTATATCCGATTCGAGAAGTGATAGAAGTCAGGACTCTGGATCAAGTGAAAGGAATACATTG ACTGTTGATCAGTATTCAAGCGATGATTCATCCTCGAGAAAAGATTCTTCGGCTGAATATATTTCGAATGCCTCGAAATCAGATGTTGCATACAACAACAATAATAATCATCAACCAACTTCGAATAAGCAGCTAGATTCTAAAGACGCGCAAGATAACAACAACGCGTCTAAAATCGGTCAATATACTTATGAGGGAGCGATAGAGGGCTATAGGTCTAGAATAAAATCGAGAATAGACGATACGATTCTCAACAGAATATCTGAAATGCCAAGACGTACTTCGGAGGTGATTTCTGTTGTCCCAAAGGGGGAAATTGTAAAAAGGAAGGAGTTGTTTGACAGGCCTCAAACGGCGGATGACCAAAATGTGCCCAAGACGACAGCTCGTGTCCTGCAGGAGTTCGAGAACTCTGTTAGTATTAAACAGAGGTTGAAAAGTTTGGAGAAGTGCAGTGATCAAACAGTTAAATATGtagataatattaatataaaGCCAAAAGTTAAGCAAATCTCCCAACTTTTCGACAAACCATGTACAGAAACCATAAGGAATGATTTCAACAACGATATCCCGatgaacaacaatcaagaatACACTGAACGTCGTGAGAAAATCAACATAAACATCGTGCCCTGGAGGGAGAGGATGAGCTCCTCCGAGACCTCTGACATTTTTTTGTACTCTGATAAAAACGACCTCAAAGAGGTTGAGAGTCAGAGCGATGACAAGTCTTCCGATACGTTTTACAGTGGATTAGAGGATAACAATTACCCACCATCTGTATCCTCAACCGATTATATGGCACTTTCATCGGATAGAGAGGATAGTGGCATTCACACAGCAGATGTATCTTGCTCGGTCAGTCAAGCCGATGATACTGCTGAAGAAGTTGAATCCAACACTAATTCGCATGAAACTGTTAACGATGATTTCCATCCCCGACAAAAATATTATAAAGACATGGAAGACAACAATAATATATACGACGATCATGTACTTAAACTAACTGAGGAGAATGTCAACAATCAATCAAATATTGATTTACTTGATGGTACAAACTCTCAGTATGAACCGAGTACAATTTCGAGCATTTCAAAAGATAGCGTATTCAGTTCTCCAGATCCTCAATCTAGAAGAATTGAGGAAAGTACTTTGGGAGATGTTGACTCGATCAATTTAAGTTCAAATGAAACCGATGAGCATTCAGAGAAGGAAGTACCAATAATAAATGAAACATCACAAGTACTCCTAGAATTACCCGAAGTTAAAAATGAAATCCCAAAAATAATCGATATTACCCCCGCTGAGAATCAACGACTCGACAATATTGACTATTTGAATATCGTAGATACTCTCACCTCCCCAATGGGTAATGAGGAATTCGTTTTTGatccgaatttccctcttctaCCAACGAAGATGGTCGAACCGCCCAAGGTGAAACCACCCCCACCGCCAGTACTTGACGATGAGAAGCCTCAGGATTTAAACATTAAAAGGATGAACTCTACGAAGAGAATAAAGAAAGAGATAACTCTCAAGCGATCCAGTTTTCTAGGTTTGAACGAACCTAGCGACGCTGAAAGAGATCCACTAGAAGGAATTTCGATAGCGGTATCCGAACGAGAGCAGTCGAAAGTTGAGGAAATTTTGGCCAAGCAGTTGTACGAAAGCAAAATTAGTGATTACGTTGGCGCTGAGAGTCAAAACTCTGGATTAGACATTGACAATAGTGTTATCAGTAAATCATCAAATGAAGCACTGGACAAATCTGTTGAAATATTG GCAACTTCCTCGTCGAAGAAGTCCCCTGTtgaagaggatgaaataacAAAACGTGAACGTGAAATAATCGAGATGGTCGAGAAAGCTGAAAAATTTCGAGTTACTGACGTGAAACCTGAAGAGAAAGCACCGGAAAAAGTACAAAAACCACCGATACCATTGACCCGCACTGTCCCATCGACCATGTATGTCCAAAAGCCGGCTGATGCCTCATACTACGATAAG AAACCTGATTACTTGGATGATCAGGATTCAGAAGTGCTAAAAGTAGAGAAGGAACTGCAGCAATTGGAACAGGAGGAACTGAAGAGAAAACGGGATAACCTACTGTTCCGACAAAATTGCTCCAGGGTATTCGCTAAAAACAAGCGTTATTCCCTGGAGAATATTTTCGACAGCCCATCATCGGCACTGGAATGCAGAAAATCTATGCCGGAATTGCAATGTTTGAAAGTAGAGAAGGAACACCCGAATAAGCCGAGCGACTTGTTCAGATCGATACACGATGTCGATctgaaatttagaaaatcagTGCCGAATTTACCTGGATACCTCTACAACCATGCGATTAGGAACGACTTCCAAACAATCGAGAAATACGAGAAAACTTCTATGCCTAAATTTCAGCACGATGTACACAGGTCAGCTTTCGAAGTCCCTGCCAGAAAACCTATTTTACCATACCCCACAGGTGGCCTTCAACATCACACCACCAATAAATTTCTACAACAGGGTGAACAATCTGCTTGTCACCACAAACCTCAGATGTTCACGCCAAGTAATGGAGAACTTCCTCCATTGAAAACCCATAATAGAAATGTTGTAGGTAATGCCTGGCCGAAACCTCGTCACAATGTTGAGACGAGGAGTTACGATCAGCATTGGTTGTATCAG GAGGCTGAATTGAGGAGATTACAAGATCAGAAGAATTATAACAATTGGCATTATAAACAAATAGCTGATCCTTCAGTGCCTAACCTCATAAATAGAGGCCCAATACCACCATCTCACGCCAGCTCCAAAAGCTCCATAAGAAA gttAACCAGTGTAAATAACGAGATCCAACCATATATGGAGCTTCAAAATATTGGACCATCGTTGCCTGTTACTCAGCCAAGATCAATGGCTTCCGAAGAGGGTACAAACAGGATCCTGAGTGTTAGTGGAAAAAAGAAATGTTCATTTTGTGGGAATGAATTGG
- the LOC123322204 gene encoding uncharacterized protein LOC123322204 isoform X3 produces MISSNTEYLPTKCRVTKPPPPKPATNPLQFIKVAPPPLFQKAKEQIQKVEKIKKERREVQDETEDWQAFSISQNLDNWKSSRRKLQEHIIERVVEVKKFEQEDNGRSRRRSKTFNEILEERGKSKYSIPIYLDEANDWSDLGISDSRSDRSQDSGSSERNTLTVDQYSSDDSSSRKDSSAEYISNASKSDVAYNNNNNHQPTSNKQLDSKDAQDNNNASKIGQYTYEGAIEGYRSRIKSRIDDTILNRISEMPRRTSEVISVVPKGEIVKRKELFDRPQTADDQNVPKTTARVLQEFENSVSIKQRLKSLEKCSDQTVKYVDNINIKPKVKQISQLFDKPCTETIRNDFNNDIPMNNNQEYTERREKININIVPWRERMSSSETSDIFLYSDKNDLKEVESQSDDKSSDTFYSGLEDNNYPPSVSSTDYMALSSDREDSGIHTADVSCSVSQADDTAEEVESNTNSHETVNDDFHPRQKYYKDMEDNNNIYDDHVLKLTEENVNNQSNIDLLDGTNSQYEPSTISSISKDSVFSSPDPQSRRIEESTLGDVDSINLSSNETDEHSEKEVPIINETSQVLLELPEVKNEIPKIIDITPAENQRLDNIDYLNIVDTLTSPMGNEEFVFDPNFPLLPTKMVEPPKVKPPPPPVLDDEKPQDLNIKRMNSTKRIKKEITLKRSSFLGLNEPSDAERDPLEGISIAVSEREQSKVEEILAKQLYESKISDYVGAESQNSGLDIDNSVISKSSNEALDKSVEILATSSSKKSPVEEDEITKREREIIEMVEKAEKFRVTDVKPEEKAPEKVQKPPIPLTRTVPSTMYVQKPADASYYDKKPDYLDDQDSEVLKVEKELQQLEQEELKRKRDNLLFRQNCSRVFAKNKRYSLENIFDSPSSALECRKSMPELQCLKVEKEHPNKPSDLFRSIHDVDLKFRKSVPNLPGYLYNHAIRNDFQTIEKYEKTSMPKFQHDVHRSAFEVPARKPILPYPTGGLQHHTTNKFLQQGEQSACHHKPQMFTPSNGELPPLKTHNRNVVGNAWPKPRHNVETRSYDQHWLYQEAELRRLQDQKNYNNWHYKQIADPSVPNLINRGPIPPSHASSKSSIRKLTSVNNEIQPYMELQNIGPSLPVTQPRSMASEEGTNRILSVSGKKKCSFCGNELGRGAAMIIETLCLFYHMECFKCCVCHVQLGNGLNGTDVRVRNQKLHCHNCYSSDDGVKFSCV; encoded by the exons ATG atttcttCCAACACAGAATATCTGCCAACGAAATGCAGAGTTACCAAACCGCCACCCCCAAAGCCGGCCACGAACCCTCTACAGTTCATAAAGGTGGCGCCGCCCCCGCTCTTCCAGAAGGCCAAGGAGCAGATACAGAAGGTCGAGAAGATCAAGAAGGAGAGGCGAGAGGTCCAGGACGAAACTGAAGATTGGCAAGCT TTTTCTATTTCGCAGAATTTGGACAACTGGAAGAGTAGCCGGAGAAAACTACAAGAGCACATTATCGAGAGGGTGGTGGAAGTGAAGAAGTTTGAACAGGAAGACAATGGCAGGTCTAGGCGCAGGAGCAAGACATTCAATGAAATCTTAGAAGAAAG AGGGAAATCCAAGTATTCAATACCTATATACTTAGATGAAGCGAACGACTGGAGCGATCTTGGTATATCCGATTCGAGAAGTGATAGAAGTCAGGACTCTGGATCAAGTGAAAGGAATACATTG ACTGTTGATCAGTATTCAAGCGATGATTCATCCTCGAGAAAAGATTCTTCGGCTGAATATATTTCGAATGCCTCGAAATCAGATGTTGCATACAACAACAATAATAATCATCAACCAACTTCGAATAAGCAGCTAGATTCTAAAGACGCGCAAGATAACAACAACGCGTCTAAAATCGGTCAATATACTTATGAGGGAGCGATAGAGGGCTATAGGTCTAGAATAAAATCGAGAATAGACGATACGATTCTCAACAGAATATCTGAAATGCCAAGACGTACTTCGGAGGTGATTTCTGTTGTCCCAAAGGGGGAAATTGTAAAAAGGAAGGAGTTGTTTGACAGGCCTCAAACGGCGGATGACCAAAATGTGCCCAAGACGACAGCTCGTGTCCTGCAGGAGTTCGAGAACTCTGTTAGTATTAAACAGAGGTTGAAAAGTTTGGAGAAGTGCAGTGATCAAACAGTTAAATATGtagataatattaatataaaGCCAAAAGTTAAGCAAATCTCCCAACTTTTCGACAAACCATGTACAGAAACCATAAGGAATGATTTCAACAACGATATCCCGatgaacaacaatcaagaatACACTGAACGTCGTGAGAAAATCAACATAAACATCGTGCCCTGGAGGGAGAGGATGAGCTCCTCCGAGACCTCTGACATTTTTTTGTACTCTGATAAAAACGACCTCAAAGAGGTTGAGAGTCAGAGCGATGACAAGTCTTCCGATACGTTTTACAGTGGATTAGAGGATAACAATTACCCACCATCTGTATCCTCAACCGATTATATGGCACTTTCATCGGATAGAGAGGATAGTGGCATTCACACAGCAGATGTATCTTGCTCGGTCAGTCAAGCCGATGATACTGCTGAAGAAGTTGAATCCAACACTAATTCGCATGAAACTGTTAACGATGATTTCCATCCCCGACAAAAATATTATAAAGACATGGAAGACAACAATAATATATACGACGATCATGTACTTAAACTAACTGAGGAGAATGTCAACAATCAATCAAATATTGATTTACTTGATGGTACAAACTCTCAGTATGAACCGAGTACAATTTCGAGCATTTCAAAAGATAGCGTATTCAGTTCTCCAGATCCTCAATCTAGAAGAATTGAGGAAAGTACTTTGGGAGATGTTGACTCGATCAATTTAAGTTCAAATGAAACCGATGAGCATTCAGAGAAGGAAGTACCAATAATAAATGAAACATCACAAGTACTCCTAGAATTACCCGAAGTTAAAAATGAAATCCCAAAAATAATCGATATTACCCCCGCTGAGAATCAACGACTCGACAATATTGACTATTTGAATATCGTAGATACTCTCACCTCCCCAATGGGTAATGAGGAATTCGTTTTTGatccgaatttccctcttctaCCAACGAAGATGGTCGAACCGCCCAAGGTGAAACCACCCCCACCGCCAGTACTTGACGATGAGAAGCCTCAGGATTTAAACATTAAAAGGATGAACTCTACGAAGAGAATAAAGAAAGAGATAACTCTCAAGCGATCCAGTTTTCTAGGTTTGAACGAACCTAGCGACGCTGAAAGAGATCCACTAGAAGGAATTTCGATAGCGGTATCCGAACGAGAGCAGTCGAAAGTTGAGGAAATTTTGGCCAAGCAGTTGTACGAAAGCAAAATTAGTGATTACGTTGGCGCTGAGAGTCAAAACTCTGGATTAGACATTGACAATAGTGTTATCAGTAAATCATCAAATGAAGCACTGGACAAATCTGTTGAAATATTG GCAACTTCCTCGTCGAAGAAGTCCCCTGTtgaagaggatgaaataacAAAACGTGAACGTGAAATAATCGAGATGGTCGAGAAAGCTGAAAAATTTCGAGTTACTGACGTGAAACCTGAAGAGAAAGCACCGGAAAAAGTACAAAAACCACCGATACCATTGACCCGCACTGTCCCATCGACCATGTATGTCCAAAAGCCGGCTGATGCCTCATACTACGATAAG AAACCTGATTACTTGGATGATCAGGATTCAGAAGTGCTAAAAGTAGAGAAGGAACTGCAGCAATTGGAACAGGAGGAACTGAAGAGAAAACGGGATAACCTACTGTTCCGACAAAATTGCTCCAGGGTATTCGCTAAAAACAAGCGTTATTCCCTGGAGAATATTTTCGACAGCCCATCATCGGCACTGGAATGCAGAAAATCTATGCCGGAATTGCAATGTTTGAAAGTAGAGAAGGAACACCCGAATAAGCCGAGCGACTTGTTCAGATCGATACACGATGTCGATctgaaatttagaaaatcagTGCCGAATTTACCTGGATACCTCTACAACCATGCGATTAGGAACGACTTCCAAACAATCGAGAAATACGAGAAAACTTCTATGCCTAAATTTCAGCACGATGTACACAGGTCAGCTTTCGAAGTCCCTGCCAGAAAACCTATTTTACCATACCCCACAGGTGGCCTTCAACATCACACCACCAATAAATTTCTACAACAGGGTGAACAATCTGCTTGTCACCACAAACCTCAGATGTTCACGCCAAGTAATGGAGAACTTCCTCCATTGAAAACCCATAATAGAAATGTTGTAGGTAATGCCTGGCCGAAACCTCGTCACAATGTTGAGACGAGGAGTTACGATCAGCATTGGTTGTATCAG GAGGCTGAATTGAGGAGATTACAAGATCAGAAGAATTATAACAATTGGCATTATAAACAAATAGCTGATCCTTCAGTGCCTAACCTCATAAATAGAGGCCCAATACCACCATCTCACGCCAGCTCCAAAAGCTCCATAAGAAA gttAACCAGTGTAAATAACGAGATCCAACCATATATGGAGCTTCAAAATATTGGACCATCGTTGCCTGTTACTCAGCCAAGATCAATGGCTTCCGAAGAGGGTACAAACAGGATCCTGAGTGTTAGTGGAAAAAAGAAATGTTCATTTTGTGGGAATGAATTGG
- the LOC123322204 gene encoding LIM domain only protein 7 isoform X4 gives MDEHGMENEHSEFRISSNTEYLPTKCRVTKPPPPKPATNPLQFIKVAPPPLFQKAKEQIQKVEKIKKERREVQDETEDWQAFSISQNLDNWKSSRRKLQEHIIERVVEVKKFEQEDNGRSRRRSKTFNEILEERGKSKYSIPIYLDEANDWSDLGISDSRSDRSQDSGSSERNTLTVDQYSSDDSSSRKDSSAEYISNASKSDVAYNNNNNHQPTSNKQLDSKDAQDNNNASKIGQYTYEGAIEGYRSRIKSRIDDTILNRISEMPRRTSEVISVVPKGEIVKRKELFDRPQTADDQNVPKTTARVLQEFENSVSIKQRLKSLEKCSDQTVKYVDNINIKPKVKQISQLFDKPCTETIRNDFNNDIPMNNNQEYTERREKININIVPWRERMSSSETSDIFLYSDKNDLKEVESQSDDKSSDTFYSGLEDNNYPPSVSSTDYMALSSDREDSGIHTADVSCSVSQADDTAEEVESNTNSHETVNDDFHPRQKYYKDMEDNNNIYDDHVLKLTEENVNNQSNIDLLDGTNSQYEPSTISSISKDSVFSSPDPQSRRIEESTLGDVDSINLSSNETDEHSEKEVPIINETSQVLLELPEVKNEIPKIIDITPAENQRLDNIDYLNIVDTLTSPMGNEEFVFDPNFPLLPTKMVEPPKVKPPPPPVLDDEKPQDLNIKRMNSTKRIKKEITLKRSSFLGLNEPSDAERDPLEGISIAVSEREQSKVEEILAKQLYESKISDYVGAESQNSGLDIDNSVISKSSNEALDKSVEILATSSSKKSPVEEDEITKREREIIEMVEKAEKFRVTDVKPEEKAPEKVQKPPIPLTRTVPSTMYVQKPADASYYDKEAELRRLQDQKNYNNWHYKQIADPSVPNLINRGPIPPSHASSKSSIRKLTSVNNEIQPYMELQNIGPSLPVTQPRSMASEEGTNRILSVSGKKKCSFCGNELGRGAAMIIETLCLFYHMECFKCCVCHVQLGNGLNGTDVRVRNQKLHCHNCYSSDDGVKFSCV, from the exons ATGGATGAACACGGCATGGAAAATGAACATTCGGAATTTAGA atttcttCCAACACAGAATATCTGCCAACGAAATGCAGAGTTACCAAACCGCCACCCCCAAAGCCGGCCACGAACCCTCTACAGTTCATAAAGGTGGCGCCGCCCCCGCTCTTCCAGAAGGCCAAGGAGCAGATACAGAAGGTCGAGAAGATCAAGAAGGAGAGGCGAGAGGTCCAGGACGAAACTGAAGATTGGCAAGCT TTTTCTATTTCGCAGAATTTGGACAACTGGAAGAGTAGCCGGAGAAAACTACAAGAGCACATTATCGAGAGGGTGGTGGAAGTGAAGAAGTTTGAACAGGAAGACAATGGCAGGTCTAGGCGCAGGAGCAAGACATTCAATGAAATCTTAGAAGAAAG AGGGAAATCCAAGTATTCAATACCTATATACTTAGATGAAGCGAACGACTGGAGCGATCTTGGTATATCCGATTCGAGAAGTGATAGAAGTCAGGACTCTGGATCAAGTGAAAGGAATACATTG ACTGTTGATCAGTATTCAAGCGATGATTCATCCTCGAGAAAAGATTCTTCGGCTGAATATATTTCGAATGCCTCGAAATCAGATGTTGCATACAACAACAATAATAATCATCAACCAACTTCGAATAAGCAGCTAGATTCTAAAGACGCGCAAGATAACAACAACGCGTCTAAAATCGGTCAATATACTTATGAGGGAGCGATAGAGGGCTATAGGTCTAGAATAAAATCGAGAATAGACGATACGATTCTCAACAGAATATCTGAAATGCCAAGACGTACTTCGGAGGTGATTTCTGTTGTCCCAAAGGGGGAAATTGTAAAAAGGAAGGAGTTGTTTGACAGGCCTCAAACGGCGGATGACCAAAATGTGCCCAAGACGACAGCTCGTGTCCTGCAGGAGTTCGAGAACTCTGTTAGTATTAAACAGAGGTTGAAAAGTTTGGAGAAGTGCAGTGATCAAACAGTTAAATATGtagataatattaatataaaGCCAAAAGTTAAGCAAATCTCCCAACTTTTCGACAAACCATGTACAGAAACCATAAGGAATGATTTCAACAACGATATCCCGatgaacaacaatcaagaatACACTGAACGTCGTGAGAAAATCAACATAAACATCGTGCCCTGGAGGGAGAGGATGAGCTCCTCCGAGACCTCTGACATTTTTTTGTACTCTGATAAAAACGACCTCAAAGAGGTTGAGAGTCAGAGCGATGACAAGTCTTCCGATACGTTTTACAGTGGATTAGAGGATAACAATTACCCACCATCTGTATCCTCAACCGATTATATGGCACTTTCATCGGATAGAGAGGATAGTGGCATTCACACAGCAGATGTATCTTGCTCGGTCAGTCAAGCCGATGATACTGCTGAAGAAGTTGAATCCAACACTAATTCGCATGAAACTGTTAACGATGATTTCCATCCCCGACAAAAATATTATAAAGACATGGAAGACAACAATAATATATACGACGATCATGTACTTAAACTAACTGAGGAGAATGTCAACAATCAATCAAATATTGATTTACTTGATGGTACAAACTCTCAGTATGAACCGAGTACAATTTCGAGCATTTCAAAAGATAGCGTATTCAGTTCTCCAGATCCTCAATCTAGAAGAATTGAGGAAAGTACTTTGGGAGATGTTGACTCGATCAATTTAAGTTCAAATGAAACCGATGAGCATTCAGAGAAGGAAGTACCAATAATAAATGAAACATCACAAGTACTCCTAGAATTACCCGAAGTTAAAAATGAAATCCCAAAAATAATCGATATTACCCCCGCTGAGAATCAACGACTCGACAATATTGACTATTTGAATATCGTAGATACTCTCACCTCCCCAATGGGTAATGAGGAATTCGTTTTTGatccgaatttccctcttctaCCAACGAAGATGGTCGAACCGCCCAAGGTGAAACCACCCCCACCGCCAGTACTTGACGATGAGAAGCCTCAGGATTTAAACATTAAAAGGATGAACTCTACGAAGAGAATAAAGAAAGAGATAACTCTCAAGCGATCCAGTTTTCTAGGTTTGAACGAACCTAGCGACGCTGAAAGAGATCCACTAGAAGGAATTTCGATAGCGGTATCCGAACGAGAGCAGTCGAAAGTTGAGGAAATTTTGGCCAAGCAGTTGTACGAAAGCAAAATTAGTGATTACGTTGGCGCTGAGAGTCAAAACTCTGGATTAGACATTGACAATAGTGTTATCAGTAAATCATCAAATGAAGCACTGGACAAATCTGTTGAAATATTG GCAACTTCCTCGTCGAAGAAGTCCCCTGTtgaagaggatgaaataacAAAACGTGAACGTGAAATAATCGAGATGGTCGAGAAAGCTGAAAAATTTCGAGTTACTGACGTGAAACCTGAAGAGAAAGCACCGGAAAAAGTACAAAAACCACCGATACCATTGACCCGCACTGTCCCATCGACCATGTATGTCCAAAAGCCGGCTGATGCCTCATACTACGATAAG GAGGCTGAATTGAGGAGATTACAAGATCAGAAGAATTATAACAATTGGCATTATAAACAAATAGCTGATCCTTCAGTGCCTAACCTCATAAATAGAGGCCCAATACCACCATCTCACGCCAGCTCCAAAAGCTCCATAAGAAA gttAACCAGTGTAAATAACGAGATCCAACCATATATGGAGCTTCAAAATATTGGACCATCGTTGCCTGTTACTCAGCCAAGATCAATGGCTTCCGAAGAGGGTACAAACAGGATCCTGAGTGTTAGTGGAAAAAAGAAATGTTCATTTTGTGGGAATGAATTGG